Sequence from the Methanobacteriales archaeon HGW-Methanobacteriales-1 genome:
ACATCAAAATTAAATTCTTTAGAATAAACATGACCTGGATCGGATTCATAAATCTCAAAAGAAGAACTAGTTCTTTTTTTTAAGTATTCTATAACTGCTTTATTGGGTTTCATAATTCCATTTTTAGCACCCATTTCAACAGACATGTTAGCAACAGTCATCCTTCCTGAAACACCCATATTATCAATTGTTTCGCCACAGTATTCCACTGAGTTGTAAGTTGCACCATCAGCCCCAATTTTTCCAATCATATGAAGTATAACATCTTTTGGCGTTACATTTTCAGCCAAAATCCCATTAATTTCTGCTTTTATTGATTCTGGAACCATGAACCATGTTTTTCCAGTAGCATAGACTAGGGCTATGTCTGTAGCTCCCATTCCAGTTGCAAATGCTCCAAATGCCCCATAAGTGCAAGTATGTGAATCTGCACCCACAATGAGTTTACCGGGCTGGACAAAGCCCTTCTCAGGGAGAACCTGGTGACATATTCCTTCACCATGATTATAAATATTTTTTATGCCTTGTTCTCGGGCAAAATTTCGAGTTATGTGCTGAAATTCAGCAGACCCAATAGTATTAGCTGGAAAATTATGATCAAAAACTATAACAATTTTTTCAGGATC
This genomic interval carries:
- a CDS encoding 3-isopropylmalate dehydratase large subunit (catalyzes the isomerization between 2-isopropylmalate and 3-isopropylmalate in leucine biosynthesis); this translates as MNITEKILARAAGKSEVSPGEIIESKVDLAMTHDGTSPPTIKTFRRVAEKVWDPEKIVIVFDHNFPANTIGSAEFQHITRNFAREQGIKNIYNHGEGICHQVLPEKGFVQPGKLIVGADSHTCTYGAFGAFATGMGATDIALVYATGKTWFMVPESIKAEINGILAENVTPKDVILHMIGKIGADGATYNSVEYCGETIDNMGVSGRMTVANMSVEMGAKNGIMKPNKAVIEYLKKRTSSSFEIYESDPGHVYSKEFNFDVNDMEPQIACPHDVDNVKPLSKIEGTHIDQVFIGSCTNGRYEDLKEAADVLSGKNVHEDVRMVIIPASAEIYAKAVNNGIISTFIEAGAIVCNPGCGPCLGGHMGVIGSGEVSLATTNRNFKGRMGDPDSEVYLSNAAVAANSAINGEIRGP